From a region of the Paenibacillus lutimineralis genome:
- a CDS encoding radical SAM/SPASM domain-containing protein, which produces MAQMVYDSMEHYTRDVGPAEKEYLTECEIDIQNIGWTLGNDCPYRCRHCYSMSARKKGKDLDLATIDRVTNQIALLGAKTVNLGGNEPLFTNGPNPKNTLLPYIVSSLVNRGVDVGLTTSGISATYLEKYYPEEFHMLNDVDISLDSPYESEHNDNRGGKIFPMAIEALEICKKHQKDFTIVMCAMNWNFTEDRIRELVKLARYYGSNVRINPIKPVEAEHMKTALNAEQYYEGFSLLMELCDQLDLTEPTLSAVTQYQDSKRCPCGRKSFRIHSITPDGKIPISPCVYLHDYKVGNLLEDDLLDLIKSPQFQTFRRRNAHPEAILGCEECEIVNLCGGGCASRAYLYNLHNNGERSLFSRDPFCPKDNPINVPFPYNPQMEKVHLVHRDYLCTWIGRPKN; this is translated from the coding sequence ATGGCACAGATGGTATATGATTCAATGGAACATTATACACGAGATGTAGGCCCCGCCGAAAAAGAATACTTGACCGAGTGTGAAATCGATATTCAGAATATTGGTTGGACGCTAGGCAACGATTGCCCTTATCGCTGTCGCCACTGCTATTCGATGTCTGCCCGAAAAAAAGGGAAGGATCTCGATCTTGCAACGATTGACCGGGTTACCAATCAGATTGCACTTTTAGGGGCAAAAACGGTAAATTTGGGCGGTAATGAACCGCTGTTCACCAATGGCCCCAACCCAAAGAACACGCTTCTCCCTTATATTGTAAGTTCCTTGGTTAACCGTGGTGTGGATGTGGGGCTGACCACTTCTGGCATTAGTGCCACTTATCTGGAGAAGTATTATCCTGAAGAGTTCCACATGTTAAATGATGTTGATATTAGCCTAGATTCACCATATGAGAGTGAACATAATGATAACCGTGGGGGAAAAATATTCCCTATGGCTATCGAAGCGTTGGAAATATGCAAGAAACACCAGAAAGATTTTACAATAGTCATGTGTGCGATGAATTGGAATTTTACGGAAGATCGAATACGCGAACTTGTAAAGTTAGCGCGATATTACGGATCCAACGTCCGCATTAATCCGATCAAACCTGTGGAAGCGGAACATATGAAAACAGCCTTAAATGCTGAACAATATTATGAGGGATTTTCTTTATTGATGGAGTTATGCGACCAATTAGATTTGACGGAGCCTACACTTTCTGCAGTAACACAATACCAGGATTCCAAACGATGCCCTTGCGGAAGAAAGTCTTTTCGCATTCATTCTATTACACCTGATGGAAAGATTCCGATTTCTCCTTGCGTCTATTTACATGATTATAAGGTTGGAAATTTGCTTGAGGATGATCTGCTGGACCTGATTAAATCTCCCCAATTCCAAACTTTCCGCAGACGAAATGCCCATCCTGAAGCTATTTTAGGATGCGAAGAGTGTGAAATTGTTAATTTGTGTGGAGGAGGTTGTGCTTCACGTGCCTATTTGTATAATCTCCATAATAACGGTGAACGAAGTCTCTTTTCTAGAGATCCGTTCTGCCCTAAAGATAACCCAATTAACGTACCTTTTCCTTATAACCCTCAAATGGAGAAAGTTCATCTGGTGCATCGGGATTATTTATGTACGTGGATCGGTAGACCGAAGAATTAG